In Felis catus isolate Fca126 chromosome A2, F.catus_Fca126_mat1.0, whole genome shotgun sequence, the following proteins share a genomic window:
- the FLNC gene encoding filamin-C isoform X7 codes for MVFKRRIRLEPDSKAIVDGNLKLILGLIWTLILHYSISMPMWEDEEDEDARKQTPKQRLLGWIQNKVPQLPITNFNRDWQDGKALGALVDNCAPGLCPDWEAWDPNQPVENAREAMQQADDWLGVPQVIAPEEIVDPNVDEHSVMTYLSQFPKAKLKPGAPVRSKQLNPKKAIAYGPGIEPHGNTVLQPAHFTVQTVDAGVGEVLVYIEDPEGHTEEAKVVPNNDKNRTYAVSYVPKVAGLHKVTVLFAGQNIERSPFEVNVGMALGDANKVSARGPGLEPVGNVANKPTYFDIYTAGAGTGDVAVVIVDPQGRRDTVEVALEDKGDSTFRCTYRPVMEGPHTVHVAFAGAPITRSPFPVHVAEEPLPSHVPSVPIIHQAKKVVPPCNPNACRASGRGLQPKGVRVKEVADFKVFTKGAGSGELKVTVKGPKGTEEPVKVREAGDGVFECEYHPVVPGKYVVTITWGGYAIPRSPFEVQVSPEAGAQKVRAWGPGLKTGQVGKSADFVVEAIGTEVGTLGFSIEGPSQAKIECDDKGDGSCDVRYWPTEPGEYAVHVICDDEDIRDSPFIAHIQPAAPDCFPDKVKAFGPGLEPTGCIVDKPAEFTIDARAAGKGDLNLYAQDADGCPVNIMVIPNGDGTFRCSYVPTKPIKHTIIISWGGVNVPKSPFRVNVGEGSHPERVKVYGPGVEKTGLKANEPTYFTVDCSEAGQGDVSIGIKCAPGVVGPAEADIDFDIIKNDNDTFTVKYTPPGAGRYTIMVLFANQEIPASPFHIKVDPSHDASKVKAEGPGLNRTGVEVGKPTHFTVLTKGAGKAKLDVHFAGAAKGEAVRDFEIIDNHDYSYTVKYTAVQQGNMAVTVTYGGDPVPKSPFVVNVAPPLDLSKVKVQGLNSKVAVGQEQAFSVNTRGAGGQGQLDVRMTSPSRRPIPCKLEPGGGAETQAVRYMPPEEGPYKVDITYDGHPVPGSPFAVEGVLPPDPSKVCAYGPGLKGGLVGTPAPFSIDTKGAGTGGLGLTVEGPCEAKIECQDNGDGSCAVSYLPTEPGEYTINILFAEAHIPGSPFKATIRPVFDPSKVRASGPGLERGKAGEAATFTVDCSEAGEAELTIEILSDAGVKAEVLIHNNADGTYHITYSPAFPGTYTITIKYGGHPVPKFPTRVHVQPAVDTSGVKVSGPGVEPHGVLREVTTEFTVDARSLTATGGNHVTARVLNPSGAKTDTYVTDNGDGTYRVQYTAYEEGVHLVEVLYDDVAVPKSPFRVGVTEGCDPTRVRAFGPGLESGLVNKANHFTVETRGAGTGGLGLAIEGPSEAKMSCKDNKDGSCTVEYIPFTAGDYDVNITFGGRPIPGSPFRVPVKDVVDPGKVKCSGPGLGAGVRARVPQTFTVDCSQAGRAPLQVAVLGPTGVAEPVEVRDKGDGTHTVHYTPATDGPYTVAVKYADQEVPRSPFKIKVLPAHDASKVRASGPGLNASGIPASLPVEFTIDARDAGEGLLTVQILDPEGKPKKANIRDNGDGTYTVSYLPDMSGRYTITIKYGGDEIPYSPFRIHALPTGDASKCLVTVSIGGHGLGACLGPRIQIGEETVITVDAKAAGKGKVTCTVSTPDGAELDVDVVENHDGTFDIYYTAPEPGKYVITIRFGGEHIPNSPFHVLACDPMPHVEEPPDVLQPHRPGPYPTHWATEEPVVPVEPMESMLRPFNLVIPFTVQKGELTGEVRMPSGKTARPNITDNKDGTITVRYAPTEKGLHQMGIKYDGNHIPGSPLQFYVDAINSRHVSAYGPGLSHGMVNKPATFTIVTKDAGEGGLSLAVEGPSKAEITCKDNKDGTCTVSYLPTAPGDYSIIVRFDDKHIPGSPFTAKITGDDSMRTSQLNVGTSTDVSLKITESDLSLLTASIRAPSGNEEPCLLKRLPNRHIGISFTPKEVGEHVVSVRKSGKHVTNSPFKILVGPSEIGDASKVRVWGKGLSEGHTFQVAEFIVDTRNAGYGGLGLSIEGPSKVDINCEDMEDGTCKVTYCPTEPGTYIINIKFADKHVPGSPFTVKVTGEGRMKESITRRRQAPSIATIGSTCDLNLKIPGNWFQMVSAQERLTRTFTRSSHTYTRTERTEISKTRGGETKREVRVEESTQVGGDPFPAVFGDFLGRERLGSFGSITRQQEGEASSQDMTAQVTSPSGKMEAAEIVEGEDSAYSVRFVPQEMGPHTVTVKYRGQHVPGSPFQFTVGPLGEGGAHKVRAGGTGLERGVAGVPAEFSIWTREAGAGGLSIAVEGPSKAEISFEDRKDGSCGVSYVVQEPGDYEVSIKFNDEHIPDSPFVVPVASLSDDARRLTVTSLQETGLKVNQPASFAVQLNGARGVIDARVHTPSGAVEECYVSELDSDKHTIRFIPHENGVHSIDVKFNGAHIPGSPFKIRVGEQSQAGDPGLVSAYGPGLEGGTTGVSSEFIVNTLNAGSGALSVTIDGPSKVQLDCRECPEGHVVTYTPMAPGNYLIAIKYGGPQHIVGSPFKAKVTGPRLSGGHSLHETSTVLVETVTKSSSSRGSSYSSIPKFSSDASKVVTRGPGLSQAFVGQKNSFTVDCSKAGTNMMMVGVHGPKTPCEEVYVKHMGNRVYNVTYTVKEKGDYILIVKWGDESVPGSPFKVNVP; via the exons ATGGTGTTCAAGAGGAGAATTCGGCTGGAACCAG ACAGCAAGGCCATTGTGGATGGGAACCTGAAGCTGATCCTGGGTCTGATCTGGACGCTGATCCTACACTACTCCATCTCCATGCCCATGTGGGAGGATGAGGAGGACGAGGACGCCCGCAAGCAGACGCCCAAGCAGCGTCTGCTCGGCTGGATCCAGAACAAGGTGCCCCAGCTGCCCATCACTAACTTCAACCGTGACTGGCAGGATGGCAAAGCTCTGGGCGCCCTGGTGGACAACTGTGCCCCTG GCCTGTGCCCTGACTGGGAAGCCTGGGACCCCAACCAGCCTGTGGAGAACGCCCGGGAGGCCATGCAGCAGGCGGACGACTGGCTCGGGGTGCCCCAG GTGATTGCCCCCGAGGAGATTGTGGACCCCAACGTGGATGAGCATTCTGTCATGACCTACCTGTCCCAGTTCCCCAAGGCCAAACTCAAACCTGGTGCCCCTGTTCGCTCTAAACAGCTGAACCCCAAGAAGGCCATCGCCTACGGGCCTG GCATCGAGCCCCACGGCAACACTGTGCTACAGCCTGCCCACTTCACCGTGCAGACGGTGGATGCCGGCGTGGGCGAGGTGCTGGTCTACATTGAGGACCCTGAGGGCCACACCGAGGAG GCCAAAGTGGTTCCCAACAATGACAAGAACCGCACCTATGCTGTCTCCTATGTGCCCAAGGTTGCGGGGTTGCACAAG GTGACTGTGCTCTTTGCTGGCCAGAATATCGAACGCAGTCCCTTTGAGGTGAACGTGGGCATGGCTCTGGGAGATGCCAACAAGGTGTCAGCCCGTGGCCCTGGCCTGGAGCCTGTGGGCAATGTGGCCAACAAACCCACGTACTTTGACATCTATACTGCGG GGGCCGGCACTGGTGATGTTGCCGTGGTGATCGTGGACCCGCAGGGCCGGCGGGACACAGTGGAGGTGGCCCTGGAGGACAAGGGCGACAGCACGTTCCGATGCACGTACAGGCCTGTGATGGAGGGGCCCCACACGGTGCATGTGGCCTTCGCTGGTGCCCCCATCACCCGCAGTCCTTTCCCCGTCCATGTAGCTGAAG AGCCCCTGCCGTCACACGTCCCCTCCGTGCCCATCATCCACCAGGCCAAGAAAGTGGTGCCAC CCTGTAACCCTAACGCCTGCCGTGCCTCTGGGCGGGGCCTGCAGCCCAAGGGTGTGCGTGTGAAAGAGGTGGCTGATTTCAAGGTGTTCACTAAGGGTGCCGGCAGCGGGGAGCTCAAGGTCACAGTCAAAGGGCCAA AGGGCACAGAAGAGCCAGTGAAAGTGCGAGAGGCTGGAGATGGCGTGTTCGAGTGTGAGTACCACCCTGTGGTGCCTGGGAAGTATGTGGTGACCATCACGTGGGGCGGCTACGCCATCCCCCGCAG TCCTTTTGAGGTACAGGTGAGCCCAGAGGCAGGAGCGCAGAAGGTACGGGCCTGGGGTCCCGGCCTGAAAACTGGCCAGGTGGGGAAGTCGGCCGACTTTGTGGTGGAGGCCATTGGCACGGAGGTGGGGACACTGG GATTCTCCATCGAGGGGCCCTCACAGGCCAAGATCGAGTGTGATGACAAGGGGGATGGCTCCTGCGATGTGCGGTACTGGCCCACGGAGCCTGGGGAGTACGCCGTGCACGTCATCTGCGATGACGAGGACATCCGAGACTCACCCTTCATTGCCCACATCCAGCCAGCCGCACCTGACTGCTTCCCGGATAAG GTGAAGGCCTTTGGGCCTGGCCTGGAGCCCACTGGCTGCATCGTGGACAAGCCTGCAGAGTTCACCATCGATGCCCGTGCTGCTGGCAAGGGAGACCTGAACCTGTATGCCCAG GATGCTGATGGCTGCCCTGTCAACATCATGGTCATCCCCAATGGCGACGGCACCTTCCGCTGCTCCTACGTGCCCACCAAGCCCATTAAACACACCATCATCATCTCCTGGGGAGGCGTCAATGTGCCCAAGAGCCCCTTCCGG GTGAACGTGGGAGAAGGCAGTCACCCCGAGCGGGTGAAGGTGTATGGCCCAGGCGTGGAGAAGACGGGCCTCAAGGCCAACGAGCCTACCTATTTCACCGTGGACTGCAGCGAGGCTGGGCAAG GTGACGTGAGTATCGGCATCAAGTGTGCTCCCGGAGTGGTGGGCCCTGCAGAAGCTGACATCGACTTTGACATCATCAAGAACGACAATGACACCTTCACAGTCAAGTACACCCCCCCAGGGGCCGGCCGCTACACCATTATGGTGCTGTTTGCCAACCAG GAGATCCCTGCCAGCCCCTTCCACATTAAGGTGGACCCATCCCACGATGCCAGCAAAGTCAAGGCTGAGGGCCCTGGGCTGAACCGCACGG GTGTGGAAGTCGGGAAGCCCACTCACTTCACGGTGCTGACCAAGGGAGCCGGCAAGGCCAAGCTGGACGTGCACTTTGCCGGGGCTGCCAAGGGTGAGGCCGTGCGGGACTTTGAAATCATCGACAACCATGACTACTCCTACACTGTCAAGTACACAGCCGTCCAGCAG GGCAACATGGCAGTGACGGTGACCTACGGTGGGGACCCTGTCCCCAAGAGCCCCTTTGTGGTGAATGTGGCACCCCCACTGGACCTCAGCAAAGTCAAAGTTCAAGGCCTGAACAGCA AGGTGGCTGTGGGGCAAGAACAGGCCTTCTCTGTGAACACACGTGGGGCTGGCGGTCAAGGGCAGCTGGATGTGCGGATGACTTCACCCTCCCGTCGCCCCATCCCTTGCAAGCTGGAGCCTGGGGGCGGAGCTGAAACCCAGGCCGTGCGCTACATGCCCCCTGAGGAGGGACCCTACAAGGTGGACATCACCTACGACGGTCACCCAGTGCCCGGTAGCCCCTTTGCTGTGGAGGGTGTCCTGCCCCCTGATCCCTCCAAG GTTTGTGCGTATGGGCCCGGTCTCAAGGGCGGCCTGGTAGGCACCCCGGCACCGTTCTCCATTGACACCAAGGGGGCTGGCACGGGCGGCCTGGGGCTGACTGTGGAGGGCCCCTGTGAGGCCAAGATTGAGTGCCAGGACAACGGTGATGGCTCATGTGCTGTCAGCTACCTGCCCACGGAGCCCGGCGAGTACACCATCAACATCCTGTTTGCCGAAGCCCACATCCCTGGCTCACCCTTCAAGGCCACCATCCGGCCCGTGTTCGACCCGAGCAAGGTGCGGGCCAGTGGGCCGGGCCTGGAGCGTGGCAAGGCTGGCGAGGCGGCCACCTTCACGGTGGACTGCTCGGAGGCTGGCGAGGCTGAGCTGACCATCGAGATCCTGTCGGACGCCGGTGTCAAGGCCGAGGTGCTGATCCACAACAATGCCGACGGCACCTACCACATCACCTACAGCCCCGCCTTTCCTGGCACCTACACAATTACCATCAAGTATGGCGGGCACCCTGTCCCCAAATTCCCTACCCGCGTCCACGTGCAGCCTGCTGTCGACACCAGTGGAGTCAAGGTCTCAGGGCCCGGGGTGGAGCCTCACG GTGTCCTGCGTGAGGTGACCACTGAGTTCACTGTGGACGCAAGATCCCTAACAGCCACAGGTGGGAACCACGTGACAGCTCGTGTGCTCAACCCCTCGGGTGCTAAGACGGACACCTATGTGACAGACAACGGGGACGGCACCTACCGAGTGCAGTACACAGCCTATGAAGAGG GCGTGCATCTGGTGGAGGTCCTGTATGATGACGTAGCTGTGCCCAAGAGCCCCTTCCGAGTGGGCGTGACCGAGGGCTGTGACCCCACCCGAGTGAGGGCCTTTGGGCCTGGCCTGGAGAGCGGCTTGGTCAACAAGGCCAACCACTTCACTGTGGAGACCAG GGGAGCTGGCACCGGAGGCCTCGGCCTAGCCATCGAGGGCCCCTCAGAAGCCAAGATGTCCTGCAAGGACAACAAAGATGGTAGCTGTACCGTGGAGTACATCCCTTTCACCGCTGGAGACTACGACGTCAACATCACCTTTGGGGGGCGGCCCATCCCAG GGAGCCCGTTCCGGGTGCCGGTGAAGGATGTGGTGGACCCTGGGAAGGTGAAGTGctcagggccagggctgggggccggTGTCAGGGCCCGGGTACCCCAGACCTTCACGGTGGACTGCAGCCAAGCCGGCCGGGCCCCACTGCAAGTGGCCGTGCTGGGCCCCACAG GTGTAGCCGAGCCTGTAGAGGTGCGTGACAAGGGAGATGGCACCCACACCGTCCACTACACCCCAGCCACCGATGGGCCCTACACGGTAGCCGTCAAGTATGCCGACCAGGAGGTACCACGCAG CCctttcaagatcaaggtgcttcCTGCCCATGATGCCAGCAAGGTGCGGGCCAGCGGCCCCGGCCTCAACGCCTCTGGCATCCCTGCCAGCCTGCCCGTGGAGTTCACCATCGATGCCCGGGATGCCGGTGAGGGTTTGCTCACCGTCCAGATCCTG gACCCGGAGGGAAAGCCCAAGAAAGCCAACATCCGAGACAACGGGGATGGCACGTACACTGTGTCCTACCTGCCAGACATGAGTGGCCGGTACACCATCACCATCAAGTATGGCGGCGACGAGATCCCCTACTCGCCCTTCCGCATCCACGCCCTGCCCACTGGGGATGCCAGCAAGTGTCTTGTCACAG TGTCCATTGGAGGCCATGGCCTGG GTGCCTGCTTGGGACCCCGCATCCAGATCGGGGAGGAGACAGTGATCACGGTGGACGCCAAGGCGGCAGGCAAGGGGAAGGTGACGTGCACGGTGTCCACTCCGGATGGGGCGGAGCTCGACGTGGATGTGGTTGAGAACCACGACGGTACCTTTGACATCTACTATACAGCGCCCGAGCCGGGCAAGTACGTCATCACCATCCGCTTTGGAGGCGAGCACATCCCCAACAGCCCCTTCCACGTGCTG GCGTGTGACCCCATGCCCCACGTGGAGGAGCCTCCCGATGTGCTGCAGCCGCACCGGCCCGGCCCCTACCCCACACACTGG gccacagAGGAGCCAGTGGTGCCTGTAGAGCCAATGGAGTCCATGCTTAGGCCCTTCAACCTGGTCATCCCCTTCACCGTGCAGAAAGGGGAGCTCACAG GGGAGGTACGGATGCCCTCTGGGAAAACAGCCCGGCCCAACATCACCGACAATAAGGATGGAACCATCACGGTGAGGTATGCACCCACCGAGAAAGGCCTGCACCAGATGGGGATCAAGTATGACGGCAACCACATCCCTG gAAGCCCCCTGCAGTTTTATGTGGATGCCATCAATAGCCGCCATGTGAGTGCTTATGGGCCAGGCCTGAGCCATGGCATGGTTAACAAGCCGGCCACCTTCACCATTGTCACCAAGGATGCTGGGGAAG GGGGCCTGTCCCTGGCTGTGGAGGGCCCATCCAAGGCAGAGATCACCTGCAAGGACAACAAGGACGGCACCTGCACCGTATCCTACTTACCCACAGCGCCTGGAGATTACAGCATCATCGTGCGCTTTGATGACAAGCACATCCCAGGAAGCCCCTTCACGGCCAAGATCACAG GCGATGACTCCATGAGGACATCACAGCTCAATGTGGGCACCTCCACGGATGTGTCACTGAAGATCACGGAGAGTGACCTGAGCCTGCTGACTGCCAGCATCCGCGCCCCCTCAGGCAACGAGGAGCCCTGCCTATTGAAGCGCCTGCCCAACAGGCACATCG GCATCTCCTTCACCCCGAAGGAGGTTGGGGAGCACGTGGTAAGCGTGCGCAAAAGTGGCAAGCATGTCACCAACAGCCCCTTCAAGATCCTGGTGGGGCCATCTGAGATCGGAGATGCCAGCAAGGTGCGGGTCTGGGGCAAGGGCCTGTCCGAGGGACACACGTTCCAGGTGGCGGAGTTCATCGTGGACACTCGCAACGCAG GTTACGGGGGCCTGGGGTTGAGTATTGAAGGCCCTAGCAAGGTGGACATCAACTGTGAGGACATGGAAGATGGCACATGCAAAGTCACCTACTGCCCCACCGAGCCTGGCACCTACATCATCAACATCAAATTTGCTGACAAGCACGTGCCTG GAAGCCCGTTCACTGTGAAGGTTACCGGTGAGGGTCGCATGAAGGAAAGCATCACGCGGCGGAGACAGGCACCTTCCATTGCCACCATTGGCAGCACCTGTGACCTCAATCTCAAGATCCCAG GGAACTGGTTCCAGATGGTGTCTGCCCAGGAGCGCCTGACGCGCACCTTCACACGCAGCAGCCACACATACACCCGCACAGAACGCACGGAGATCAGCAAGACGCGCGGCGGAGAGACCAAGCGTGAGGTGCGGGTAGAGGAGTCCACCCAGGTTGGTGGAGACCCCTTCCCCGCGGTCTTCGGGGACTTCTTGGGCCGGGAGCGCCTGGGCTCCTTTGGCAGCATCACCCGGCAGCAGGAGG GGGAGGCCAGTTCCCAGGACATGACTGCACAGGTGACCAGCCCATCGGGCAAGATGGAAGCCGCAGAGATTGTCGAGGGAGAAGACAGCGCGTACAGTGTGCGTTTTGTGCCCCAGGAAATGGGGCCCCACACAGTCACCGTCAAGTACCGCGGCCAGCACGTACCTGGCAGTCCCTTTCAGTTCACTGTGGGGCCGCTGGGTGAAGGTGGTGCCCACAAAGTGCGGGCTGGAGGCACAGGACTGGAGCGAGGTGTGGCCGGTGTGCCAG CTGAATTCAGCATTTGGACCCGAGAAGCTGGTGCTGGAGGCCTGTCTATTGCCGTGGAGGGTCCCAGCAAGGCGGAGATTTCATTTGAGGACCGAAAAGATGGCTCCTGTGGGGTCTCCTATGTTGTCCAGGAACCAG GTGACTATGAGGTCTCCATCAAGTTCAATGATGAACACATACCAGATAGCCCTTTTGTGGTACCTGTGGCCTCCCTCTCAGATGATGCTCGCCGCCTCACTGTCACCAGCCTCCAG GAAACAGGGCTCAAGGTGAACCAGCCGGCGTCCTTTGCGGTGCAGCTGAATGGTGCTCGGGGTGTGATTGATGCAAGGGTGCACACGCCCTCGGGTGCGGTGGAGGAGTGCTACGTCTCTGAGCTGGACAGCG ACAAGCACACCATCCGCTTCATCCCCCACGAGAACGGCGTCCACTCTATTGATGTCAAGTTCAACGGTGCCCACATCCCTGGCAGTCCCTTCAAGATCCGCGTTGGGGAACAGAGCCAGGCTGGGGACCCAGGCTTGGTGTCAGCTTATGGTCCTGGACTTGAGGGAGGCACTACTG GCGTGTCATCAGAGTTCATTGTCAACACCCTGAATGCGGGCTCAGGGGCCTTGTCTGTCACCATCGATGGCCCCTCCAAGGTGCAGCTGGACTGTCGGGAGTGTCCTGAGGGCCATGTTGTCACTTACACTCCCATGGCGCCTGGCAACTACCTCATTGCCATCAAGTACGGTGGCCCCCAGCACATCGTGGGCAGCCCCTTCAAGGCCAAAGTCACAG GTCCCCGGCTGTCTGGAGGCCACAGCCTTCATGAAACATCCACAGTTCTGGTGGAGACCGTGACCAAATCCTCCTCAAGCCGTGGCTCCAGCTACAGCTCCATCCCCAAGTTCTCCTCGGATGCCAGCAAGGTGGTGACACGGGGCCCTGGGCTGTCCCAGGCCTTTGTGGGCCAGAAGAACTCCTTCACCGTGGACTGCAGCAAAGCAG GCACCAACATGATGATGGTGGGCGTGCATGGGCCCAAGACCCCCTGTGAAGAGGTGTACGTGAAGCACATGGGGAACCGGGTCTACAATGTCACCTACACCGTCAAGGAGAAAGGGGACTACATCCTCATTGTCAAGTGGGGCGACGAAAGTGTTCCCGGAAGCCCCTTCAAAGTCAACGTGCCCTGA